The Streptomyces sp. NBC_00224 genome contains the following window.
GCACGCTGGAGGAGTAGGCCACGGCGAGTCCGTCGCCCTCCTCGCCCAGCCGGCTCTCCACCGGCACCCGGCAGTCGTCGAAGTGGAGCTCGCCGAAGCTGAAGCCGTGCAGGCCCATCGTGTCGCGCTGGGCGCCGAGCGAGAACCCGGGCCGGTCGGGCTCGACGAGGAACGCGGTCAGCCCCCGGGAGCCGGGGCCGGTGCGGACGACGACGCCGTGCACATCGCCGACATGGCTGTTTCCGACGTACACCTTGCGGCCGTTGAGGATGTAGTCGTCGCCGTCGCGGACCGCGCTCGCCGTCATCCCCAGCACATGGCCGCCGGACTCGGGCTCGGTCACGGCGATCGTCGGAAGGCAGTCACCGGCGGCGATGGCGGGCAGCCAGTGCTTCTTCTGCTCCTCGCTGCCGAAGTGGACTATCTTGGCCACTCCCAGCTGGGAGGCCTGCGCCATGGCGCCCATGGCGCCGCTGACCCGGGACAACTCCTCGATGATGATGGTCTTCCCGAGGTGTCCGACGCCCATTCCCCCGTACGACGGGCTGACGGTGGCACCGATCCAGCCCTGCCGGGCTATCAGCCGGGACAGGTCGTACTGGACGGAACGTGCCGCCTCCATCGCCGCTATCCGGGGCCGGATCTCGCCTTCCGCGAACTGCCGTACACGCTCCCGTAGTTGGTGGTGCGGGCGGCTGCTGAAGTATCCGTCCATGGCGAGCCCTCCTCCGCGAAACGCCTGCTCGTAACGGTGTTCGAGCAGGTGGTGCATCGGCAGTGGTCCCCGTCCCGAAGAGGCCGACCTCATCATGTTGTTGATCATTCGGTGGCGCTTCAACGTCCTTGTCAACTTTGGCCAAAACGCGGCGTGTTGACGTTTGACTACTGGTGTGTTCTGTGAGGTCGGCCTCCTCGGTTCCACTCGGTTGGCATTCCCCGGTCTCCACTTTTTGCCACATGCCAAGGGCAAAGGTTTCGTGGGCATCCGGCACTGAGGGACAGGTTCTGGTCCCAGATGTGTACAGGAATGGCATCCAGGAGCACGCCGGGACGCGATTGGGCGCCGGGCGTGAACGCAATCGGACGCCCGCAGGCCGCCCGTCGCGCGGCCTCCGGTCTGTGCGAACCTGATCGTTTCGCCCTGCGACGGCCAAGCCCCGTTCCGGACCGGCGCGTTGGAGTGCCGTCAGGTGGCGGCGGCGCGAAATAGTTGTCCCAGGCGCATAGTCCGGCGCGCGGCACCGGGTCGGGCGCCGATGTCATCATCGGGCACCGGACCCCCCGGCGCGCCGGGCCACCAGGCCCAGACCGTAAGGAAGTTGACCATGACCGACCTCCGTATCGGCGTCCTCGGCTTCGGCCTGCGCGGCAGCCTCGCCCGCGTCGCCCACCGCCCGGGCCGCGGCTCCGTCGTGACCGCGCTCGCCGACCCCGACCCCCGGGCCCGCGCGGAGGCGGCCGGGGCCTTCCCCGACGCCACCATGACCGGCGACCACCGCAAGGTCGTCGAGGACCCCGACATCGACGCGCTGCTCGTCCTCACCCCCGACCACACCCACGCCGACATCGCCTGCGCGGCCA
Protein-coding sequences here:
- a CDS encoding acyl-CoA dehydrogenase family protein — protein: MDGYFSSRPHHQLRERVRQFAEGEIRPRIAAMEAARSVQYDLSRLIARQGWIGATVSPSYGGMGVGHLGKTIIIEELSRVSGAMGAMAQASQLGVAKIVHFGSEEQKKHWLPAIAAGDCLPTIAVTEPESGGHVLGMTASAVRDGDDYILNGRKVYVGNSHVGDVHGVVVRTGPGSRGLTAFLVEPDRPGFSLGAQRDTMGLHGFSFGELHFDDCRVPVESRLGEEGDGLAVAYSSSVLYGRANLTAVSLGIHRAILEETTKFCTERIRYGKPLYELPNIKIKLGQLQSRLMTARLAAYHAVHLLDQGLPCDAELMNAKVVNVESALDSARSAMEIHAAAGLFTDRPIERYLRDAHHISAPAGTTDVQLLRLAEVALGTAKGQWSQRLSDVVRTEEFAAAH